A stretch of DNA from Candidatus Lernaella stagnicola:
ATGAAGGCGGCGAAAAGAAAGGGCAACAGCCAGGCTTCAATGCGAAACGCGGTGGCGAGGGCCAGAGAAAGCGCGGCCGCAACAAAAAAAACGTGCTTTGCCCAATTGCGCTGCGCGTGCAAATACGAGCGGAGAAACCAGCCACCGAAGGCGGCGAAGAAGAGCGCACCGGCCGGCGCCATCGGCACAGCGCTGACCACGACATGCGGTACGTACGCGGCGAGCAGAGTGGCGGAGAGCAAGGCCGTACGTCGGTTGAGGGCGCGTCGTATCCAAAAAAAGAACGGCACGAGGATGCCGATTCCGAAAAACAACGCCAGTTGGCGCATGGCCTGAACCGGGTGTTCCACGCGACCGGCCAGGGCGGCGTTAATGGCGTAAAAGAGGTTTTGGCCCCCGGTTCCGGAGCCGGAAAAACCGGCTGTAATCAGCAGGTCCCAGGGGTCGGCGCTATGGTTGACGGCGTCGGCGGCGCGGAAAACGGATTCACCGTCAAGGTGCACGACTCGTTCGAAGACATAGCCGCGTATCTGCCACGCGACGATCAACAGACAAGCGAGAAAGGCGATCTCCCACCAGCGCAGCGGTTCGGAGGATGACGCCGACCGGTTGGCGTCGTCATCGAGAAAGGCGCGACGGGCAATGAAGGCAACTTTGTTGAGCAACGGCGACCGAGCCTCCTGCATAGACAACGCCGGTGCGACGTAAAAAGTGATGCGTGAACAGAGGCGATAAGATACACGATTTTGGAGAACGCGACGATGCAAAAAAGAGGCGCCGCCGGTTGCGTGACCCGAGAAGGAACAATTCACCCGTAAAACGGCGCGCGGGTTCGCAGGCTTGGATGACCGGTCGTCCTGTCTTTAGTGCTGTTTGGGAGGGTTTTTCGGTGATTTGTTGGCCGGACCCTCTTGCCTCGCGGCAGCGCCGGTGGGATCATATGCCACACATCAAAAAGGCCCCGTGTCCCTTTCGATTCGGCAGGAGTAGGTAATGAGCGATATCATCTGGAAACCGTATGGAGATTATCTAGAAAAGAGCAACATCGCGCGTTTTATGCAAAAGCATGGAATTGAAGGCTACGACGAACTCATCCAACGCAGCGTGGAGGACACAAGTTGGTTCTGGGACGCCGCCCTGGATGATTTGAATATCGAGTGGTACGAGCCTTATTCGGCGGTGCAGGAAGGTGGCTTCCCGTGGACGAAATGGTTCATCGGCGGCAAGACGAACATCGTGCTCAATTGCATCGACCGCCATATTCGCGACGGCCACGGCGAGCGCCTGGCGATAATCTACGAAGATGAAGACGGCAACGTTACCGAATGGACTTACGCGCAACTCAATGCGCTCGTGTGCCGTACCGCTAACGCCCTGAAGCAAGCCGGTGTGCAGCGCGGCGATCGAGTCGGGATCTATATGCCGATGGTGCCGGAGATCGTGGCGGCCTTTTTTGCCACGATGAAAATCGGCGCGATCGTCATTCCGGTCTTCTCGGGTTTCGGCGCGCGCGCGCTGGCCGACCGCATGGACGACGCGAAGGCCAAGCTGCTGTTTACGGCCGATGGTTCCCTGCGCCGCGGGAAAATATTCCCGATTAAACAAGAGGCCGACCGCGCCGTGGAGATGACGCCGTCGATTGAAACGGTCGTCGTGTTTGAGCGCGCCAACGTGGACGTGAATATGGTCGCCGGTCGCGACGTGACATGGACGGAATTCATCGCCGAGCAATCCGAAGCCTGCACGACGGAGATCATGGAGGCCGAAGATTACGCGTTGATGATTTACACTTCGGGCACCACGGGCAAACCCAAGGGCACGGTGCACACGCACGCGGGCTGTTTGGCACAGATGTCCAAGGAACTCGGCTACGCTTTCGATGTGAAGGTGGGCGACGTCTTCTTCTGGTTCACCGATATCGGTTGGATGATGGGTCCGTGGGAGATGATCGGCGTGCAGGTTTTCGGCAGCACGTACGTACTGTTCGACGGTGCGCCGAACTATCCGGATCCGGATCGGCTGTGGGAGTTGGTGGAGCGCCACAAGATCACCCATCTGGGGATTTCCCCGACGGCGATTCGCTTGCTCAAGGGCTTTGACGAGGAGTGGGTCGATAAGCACGATCTGTCGTCGCTGAAGTACCTGGGTTCGACGGGCGAGCCGTGGGATCCGGAATCCTATATGTGGTTTTTCAATAAGGTCGGCAAAGGAAAGTTGCCGATCATCAACATTTCGGGCGGCACGGAAATCGTCGGTTGCCACCTTTCGCCGCTGCCGATCACGGACTTGAAGCCGTGTACCTTGCGCGGGCCCGGCCTGGGCATGGCGGTCGATGTATTCGATGAGGAAGGCAACTCGCTGCCGGTCGGCATCGGGCACTTGGTGTGCAAGAAACCGGCGCCGTCAATGACCAAGGGGTTCTTGAACGATCCGGATCGCTACCTGGAAACCTATTTCTCGGTATTCGATGACATTTGGTTCCACGGCGATTGGGCCGAACGGGACAAGGACGGGTTCTGGTTCCTGCGCGGGCGCAGCGACGACACGATCAAAATCGCCGGCAAGCGCACCGGTCCGGCGGAAATCGAATCGGCGGCGTTGCAGCATCGTTACGCCATGGAAGCGGCGGCGATCGGCGTGCCCGACAAGCTCAAGGGCGAGGACGCGGTGGTGTTCATCGTGTTGAAAGAGGGCGTGGAAGCGAGCGAGCAATTGCGCGCGGATATCGTGAAGCAGATCGTGAAAGAACTCGGCAAGACGTTGCGGCCCAAGAAGGTCCTATTCGTCGACGATCTGCCGAAAACGCGGTCGGCGAAGATACTCAGGCGCGTGGTCAAAGACGTGTATCTCGGCAAGAAGGTCGGCGATGTCGCCTCGTGCGCAAATCCGGCGGCCATCGAGGCGGTCAAGACGGCGAAGTAGGACAGGCCGCCTGCTTGCAACGTGAAAGATGTTGCGGGCGGGCATGCATAAGAAAGCGATAGTCAGGTAGTCACTTTTTTGTGGCGTGATTCGAAGGAGGAGGGGAGCCTATGAGAACGAAACACATCTTGGTTTTAGTCGTCCTCGCGATGGTGGGTTTGATGATCGGTAGCAGCGCAGCGTTTGCCGCCGAGGAAATCACCATGGCCGGTTACGTGTTCCACGACAAGAACTGGAACGGCGAGTTCGACGCCGAGGAAAGCGGCATCGGCGGTGTGCGGGTGATGTTCACGCGGGACTACGACTGCAACGGCATCATTGACGGCAACGACGAGATCTACGACTACGATTACACGCTGGAAGGCACGGACGGCAACGACGGATTCTTCTTCCTGCCGACGCACGCGGGGCGCTGCTACGTGGCGGATTTGGATCCGGGATTCATTCCCACCGGGCTCGTGCATACCACCGACGAGTTGGTCGCGGTGGCTACCACCGAGGAAGACTACCTCGACATCAATTTCGGCCTTGCGGCGCCGCAGCCGGTTTATTACGAAATGGGCGGCTACGTGTTGTTTGACGACAATGGCGACGGCGTGGTGGATACGGATGACGATGCGGGCATCGAGGGCGTGCGCGTCGATTTCTACCGGGATTATCAGTGTGACGGATTCGTCGACGGCGCGGACGAACTGTTCGACTTCGACTTTTCCGACGACACGGGTTTCTTCCGGGTTGTCAACGCCAAGCACTGTTATGTCGCCGTGATCGACCTGACGACGGCGCCGGTCGACATGATGTTGACCACCGCGGACAGCCTGGGCATCATCATCGCCGGCGGGGATGAATTCGGTTTGACTTTCGGCCTGACACACTTGGGTTGCGAGCCGGGCAGCGTCAATCCGAAACGGACGCATTTCTGGCGGCGCTATTTCGACAAGAAAAAAGGGCGTCACGGTCACGGGCACGGCCACGGCGGCGGACATTTTAGCCCGTACGACAAGAAAGACGTGAAGGAAATCGCGCGTCTCGCCGCGACATACTCGCCCTATTTCGACGACGAAAAGGACATCAAGAAGGCGTTGAAAGCCAAGTTCAAGCAAAACTACAAACGCCGCGACTGGAAAAAACGCGCGTTGAAGCATTACGCGGGATTGCTGATGAATTTGGCGGCCTACGAATTGTCCGATCAACTCGACTACCAAGCCGGTTTTGCCCTGGATACGCCGGTTCATCTGTCGGATTGGACCGACGCCGCGACGGTTGCCGAAGCGATCGCCGACATCGAGGATTACCTGGATGAAGGCACTCGCGATTCGTACCGCTACGCGCGGAAGATCGCCCGGTTGATCAACGCGGGCGCCGGCATCGACCCGAGTTGCTTCTAGACGTGCTACCGAAATCATAAATTGAAAACGGCCCGCCGAGCGGCGGGCCGTTTCTTGTTTAAGAGGGCGCGTCTGGAACGACGGGGATCCGCGGACGCGAAAGCGGTTCTAGATGCTCAGCGGACGCAGCGTACGTAGACCTCCAGCGAGGCGTCGTAGCCGTCAATATCGCCGCCGTAGAAGGGAATCGCCCACACCCAATCGGCGTAATCCGAAATGGCCGAAGAAGACCAATACCAGCCGCCCAGGCCTACCATTTCGCTCGGCCAGAAATTGCCGTTGGCCGGGCCGTTTCCTTCATCGCAGGACCAACAGATTATGTCCCAGCACGAGTCGTAGGCGAGACACGAATCGGTCACGCCGCAGGAGCCGCCGGTCGCTGTCGCATCGCAGCCGCGAATCAGGGAGCGCAGTTCGGAAATCGTCGGCAGATGCCAGTCGCTGAATCCACCCCATTCCAGATCGTTGCAGTAGCTAAGGGCTTGTTCCCAAATTAACTGGATCGGCATCTCGTTTTGCCAGGTAAGGCCGGTGGTTGAGTCCGTCCAAACAGCCCCGGCGGATGAATCGTCGTCATTGTCATCGTCATCGTCATCGTCGCCCGCGTCATCATTGTCATCGTCGTTGTCATTGTCATTGTTGTCATCATCGCCCGGAACGCTGTCGTCATCGTCATCGTCGTCACCGCACGCAAACGCAAACGCGAACGACACGACAAACAGGGAGAGAATGGCAAGCATGAGTAAATAACGGGAAAACGCCATAGAAGCCTCCTTTTATTAGCGGCAAAATCGTATTTGCCGTGGCGGCATTCTAGTCGGATATGTGAAGGGAGACAACGGCCCTGGTTCGCACACGATTTTGGCTTACGGAATCGGTTGTATGGTGCGCGAGCTCTTCGAGAGGCGGCGAATCAGGTGTTTGCGGCAACGAACGCGTCGACGCTTTTCGCT
This window harbors:
- a CDS encoding DUF1566 domain-containing protein, which gives rise to MAFSRYLLMLAILSLFVVSFAFAFACGDDDDDDDSVPGDDDNNDNDNDDDNDDAGDDDDDDDNDDDSSAGAVWTDSTTGLTWQNEMPIQLIWEQALSYCNDLEWGGFSDWHLPTISELRSLIRGCDATATGGSCGVTDSCLAYDSCWDIICWSCDEGNGPANGNFWPSEMVGLGGWYWSSSAISDYADWVWAIPFYGGDIDGYDASLEVYVRCVR
- a CDS encoding AMP-binding protein, encoding MSDIIWKPYGDYLEKSNIARFMQKHGIEGYDELIQRSVEDTSWFWDAALDDLNIEWYEPYSAVQEGGFPWTKWFIGGKTNIVLNCIDRHIRDGHGERLAIIYEDEDGNVTEWTYAQLNALVCRTANALKQAGVQRGDRVGIYMPMVPEIVAAFFATMKIGAIVIPVFSGFGARALADRMDDAKAKLLFTADGSLRRGKIFPIKQEADRAVEMTPSIETVVVFERANVDVNMVAGRDVTWTEFIAEQSEACTTEIMEAEDYALMIYTSGTTGKPKGTVHTHAGCLAQMSKELGYAFDVKVGDVFFWFTDIGWMMGPWEMIGVQVFGSTYVLFDGAPNYPDPDRLWELVERHKITHLGISPTAIRLLKGFDEEWVDKHDLSSLKYLGSTGEPWDPESYMWFFNKVGKGKLPIINISGGTEIVGCHLSPLPITDLKPCTLRGPGLGMAVDVFDEEGNSLPVGIGHLVCKKPAPSMTKGFLNDPDRYLETYFSVFDDIWFHGDWAERDKDGFWFLRGRSDDTIKIAGKRTGPAEIESAALQHRYAMEAAAIGVPDKLKGEDAVVFIVLKEGVEASEQLRADIVKQIVKELGKTLRPKKVLFVDDLPKTRSAKILRRVVKDVYLGKKVGDVASCANPAAIEAVKTAK